The Salmo salar chromosome ssa04, Ssal_v3.1, whole genome shotgun sequence genomic sequence TGGTGAAACGGAACATATCACGTTGAATTCCAGGCTAGGTTACTGACTGTAGACTACATagaattgtttgtgtgtgtgtgtgtgtgtgtgtgtgtgtgcacccctGATCTGGTGTTCCATTGTCAAAGCACCCAATGTACAATGTCAACAATACTCTCCCAAGACAACTTCAAGACAAGTGTGTTAAAAAACAAAAAGGCTTTATTAATAAATCTGATATATTGCCTCTCCAATGTACTGTTCTAGGTGATTGTGATGTCAGCCACCATGGACGTGGACCTGTTCTCTCAGTACTTCAACAAGTCTCCTGTGCTGtacctggagggcaggcagcacCCCATCCAGATGTACTACACCAAGCAGCCCCAGTCAGACTACCTGCAGGCTGCACTGGTCTCAGTCTTCCAGATCCATCAGGTATGGACATGTGACTTAACGCAGCAGACCTAAAAGTGTATCCATCTCTGTTCATGCCGGAAAAGAAACAGGCCAATGGCCCAATTATGGGCGTTgcagttaattaccacgtttgtgaggtgaactaggttgaatatttgcttaatgaaaactACTGCAGCAGGCGGTGTATGGGGTCTGTGTATATCTAACCTAACATAGCAGGCGGTGTATGGGGTCTGTATATATCTAACCTAATGTAGCAGGGGGTGTATGGGGTCTGTTTAtatctaacctaacgtagcaggggGTGTAtgttgtctgtgtgtacctaGCGTAGCAGGCGGTGTATGGGGTCTCTGTatacctaacgtagcaggcggtGTATGGGGTCTGTGTATacctaacctaacgtagcaggggGTGTAtggggtctgtgtgtatctaacctaatgtagcaggcAGTGTAtggggtctgtgtgtatctaatgTAGCAGGGGGTGTattgggtctgtgtgtatctaacctaaTGTAGCAGGGGGTGTATGTGGTCTGTGGTTATCTCCCTTCAGCCCAGCATCCCATATAGTTTTTCACTTagagtaccagtcagaagtttggacacctactcattcaagggtttttctttattttttactattttctacattgtacaataatagtgaagacatcaaaactatgaaataacacatatggattcatgaagtaaccaaaagtgttaaacaaatcaaaatatattttatattcttcaaaatagccaccttttgccttgatgacagctttgcacactcttagcattctctcaaccagcttcacctggaatgattttccaacagtcttgaagaagttcccacatgttgagtacttgttgactgcttttcattCATTCTGCAGTCCaaccaaaccatcttaattggttgagagaatgtcaagtgtgtgcaaagctgtcatcaaggcaaagggtggctactttgaagaatctcaaatatacatatagtttgatttaacacttttggctactacatgattcaatgtgttaATTCattgtttttatgtcttcactattattttacaatgtagaaaatactttTGCCtggttttgtgtatatatatctccACCTGCCCGGGGACTGCAGATGTACATTAGCTGTTTGCTAAATCTGGTGCAGCGCTTCTAATTTCTGACACTTCTGTTTTTGTTGTACCTTGTCCCTGTTCAAATAAATGTAATAATAGAATAAATACATTTCTGAGGCCCAGACACCTAGCCTggactctgcccccccccccattttgttTTCCTTCACTAGTTCAGTCTTCTTTAACCAGGCTACCAGACACCCTCCTATCATACCTTTCTGAAAAACACAAGTTACACGTGATTCCAAATCAACTTATGATGACAGACAAGCTTGTGGTTGTGATGCGTCCATCCTTGAACAGGAAGCCCCTGCGTCACATGACATCCTGGTGTTCATGACAGgacaggaggagatagaggctCTGGCTCGTACCTGCCGTGACATCGCCAAGCACCTCCCTGACAGCTGTGCTCCCATGACTGTCATCCCTCTGTACGCCTCCCTACCCCCTGCACAGCAGCTCAGGGTCTTCCAGCCTGCACCGAAGGTAGGATATTAGAGGGGCGTGTACAATATCCTGACATCATTTATTTGTGATGCATAGTCTCCTCAAGCAACTTAAGGCTTCatattaaagtaactgtccagtgacaATCTCAGTTTTAAAAGTGAATATTCTGTTAACTCCTACCtgaataatgttgttgactcatcctgtACTTGTACTTGTGGTCTAAATTGGAGGGGggatttttttataattttttaaccattttcttgAAGggaaactatttcactcatattgtaattcaTTGTAGGTCATTATTTCATAGTAATCTGGAAATACTGGACAGTTGAACTTAATATATCTcctctgtgtgttttgttttgccaGGGTTGTAGGAAGGTAATCCTGTCAACCAACATAGCAGAGACATCAATCACCATCTCTGGGATCAAATACGTCATTGATACAGGCATGGTGAAAGCAAAACGCTTCAACCCAGGTGAGACTTGTCACTGTGACAGTACCTCATTTcctatctctttctctacctGTCAGTCACTCAGTTCTGTGGCCCTGGTGTGAATTAATGAATTCATTTTTATCTGATAATGTTTTCCAACTTTTggaaaaaaacaatacacacgTATGAAGGGattgaagattttttttaaaggagaTTTATTTCCATTGTAATGTACGTATTGTATCCGCCCCTCAGAGAGCGGTCTGGAGGTGTTGGCAGTACAGCGGGTATCTAAAGCCCAGGCGTGGCAGAGGGCTGGCAGGGCTGGCAGAGAGGACTCCGGCTCTGTCTACCGTCTCTACACCGAGGACGAGTTTGACAACCTCATCCCCATGACTGTGCCTGAGATACaaaggtaggacacacacacagtcagatccCTATGCCTGTGGATGGAGGTAGGACCACCATGGCTGAAGTTGGATCAGGTGGACAGATGTGTATAGAATACATGAGCAACCAAATCAAGTGTAGTCACTGTTGacctgtgtcatgacgttgccctctttgggtacagagAGCACTattccccctccctctgcaccatcCCACTAcctctgtctcctacacccaggctgctgtggtcagagaggtcgtaaattccgAGAGGAGATCCCCTCCTCATGGCCAGAGTAtagagagtgagttttcatagagagaacaaaggaatttcttccacctcacagaactggaggtcCGAAcaatatttatgttctggagaatgtataaaagatcggtgaagaatccagctacaaactggtccgtttggtacaattttgtgaaactcatgagagacaatacggccacgtTACCATAACGctgtttatacaatagcctcagttatgaggcttacatctaattgttgtataaaatgaatgagtaaagatgaagctatttgtgaaatgacgtgatgctatgtaatgatgtgaatgtgagagaattgtatttctgtttaaagtttcactaagtcattggcccgcccccagggccacagacaggacctggcgtcatgagacaggcCTTTTCTatgttccgaataaaacccccacctggtTTTTCCCACttcagaccgagcttacctcaattacgagagggCTAAGGGTTGAGACGAGACCAGTACCTCTTATCACAGAGGGAAATAAGGCTTGAGTAGATTGCTGAATCTTTTAACCatcccacgtggttaaactctgagattatcgataccgaccagaagttatttgataaataagtcttcagttttaatgatgccaaagacacgacaactgtTGGAAGAGAACATAACTATTTTCAGTAGACGCCAACCAGAGAAGTACTATCTCAACATGTCCAATAGGAAatgctcttttattttttttcctcCGTTGCAAAAGgtttttgctacagtgtgctcTAATGACCACGAGCCAGTCGTTGCTGCAGTATAAGTTGAAACATGTCGTTGTGATTGAGTGTTCTGCTCTTGTGTTCTCTCTGCAGGTGTAACCTGGCCAGTGTCATGCTACAGCTTCTGGCTCTGGGGATCCCTGACGTGATGAACTTTGACTTCATGTCTAAGCCTTCTCCTGGTAAGCAGTGTGTCTTCACTGTGATGATAAAGTCACCAGACATGGTAGAAGCCATTTTAAAACGGGTATTAATCCACTGCGTTGTAAGCTCAGATAAGAGTTAGTCGTACTGCTGGACTGTTACAGTTTTGTTTGGTGTTGTTGATGTGTTTGGTCAGAATGTGTTGTAATAacgttgtgtgtgtgatgtgactagTCAGAGATGGTTGTAATAACGTAATGTGACTGTTCAGAGGCGATGCGTTCGGCGGTGGAGCAGCTGGATCTGCTAGGGGCTGTAGGGAGGAAAGGTGAGCAGGTCACCCTCACTCCTCTGGGCAAGAAGATGGCCAGCTTCCCCCTGGAGCCACGCTATGCCAAGGTAAGAtagacacacaggaagaaataggtCTTCAGTTGtgtaactgactaggcatccccctttccaTTGTTTATAAGGAGCCATGACAATAAATACTGTATTGAAACATtctttctgactctctctctctctctctctctctctctctgtctctctctctctctctccctcccacagacCATCTTGCTGTCACCAGACTTCCAGTGTTCTGAGGAGGTTCTGACCATCGTGTCTTTGCTGTCGGTGGACACGGTGCTCTATAACCCGCCCGCACGCCGAGAGGAGTGTCTCGCCGCACGCAAGAAGTTCACCACCAGCGAGGGAGATCACTTGACCCTGCTCAACATCTACAGAGCCTTCAAGAAAGTAAACGCCAACAAGGTCAGGGGTCAGAACGAAGAGGCCTTTAGGAGCCTTCATACAGTCTGTACAATATCTCTGGACATATAGGGTCAGGTCCCCAGACTAAAATGCTTCtccaggcctcccgagtggtgcagtggtctaaggcactagctgtgccactagggattctgggttcgagtccaggctctgtcgcagccggccgcgaccgggagacccattttgcccagtgttgtccgggttaggggagggtttggccggcagggatgttcctgtcccatcgcgcactagcgactcctgtggcgggccgggcacaatgcacgctgacacggtcgccaggtgtacagtgtttcctctgacacattggggcggctggcttccgggttaagcgggcactgtgtcaagaagcagtgcggttgggttgtttcggaggacgcacggctctcgaccttcgccactcccgagtccgtacgggagttgcagcgatgaaacaAGACTGTATCTACCAATTTGgatattggggagaaaaagggcaaaaaaataataatcggtaaataaataaaatgcttCTCCATCGAGTATTGTTGTTTAGTCCAGATGTTCATCACCAGCCCCTAGTGTTTATTGATGAAGTATTATGGTTTCTAGATGGTGTAGTCAGTACAGgttctgtgtgtgttgtaggaGTGGTGTCGCGAGAACTTTGTCAACAGCAGGAACATGAGCATGGTTGGAGAGGTCCGTGCACAGCTCCGAGAGATCTGCCTTAAGGTAGGAGAACAAGTCCCTAACATCACAAGTAACCAGGTCTCTCAACATGGCTGTTCATCAGCAAGAGGGGAATCTGCACACTGCAATTTTTCCAAATGTGTTGGCGGCAACATTTCACCGCTTAGGTCTTCTAATCGGCTGATGAATTCAAACATGGAAATCTTTCACCTGAACAAGTCAATGATGTTTTCACACATAAtgacctctccttctcccctctgtaCCAGCTGAGCATGAAGCTGGAGTCGTGTGGGTCGGACACGGGGAGTGTGCGTCGCTGCCTGGCCCACGGTCTGTTTATGAACGCTGCAGAGCTGCAGCCAGATGGCAGCTACACGGCCCTGGATACCCACCAGCCTGTTGCCATCCacccctcctctgtcctcttccaGGCCAAGCCTGCTTACGTGGTCTTCAATGAGCTCCTGCACACCTCGAAGTGCTACATGAGGGACCTGTGTCTggtggatgctgattggctggtcGAGGCCGCGCCTGAGTACTTCCGCCGGAAGCTACGCCCCACCAAGAGCTAGCCTCTGATTGGACAGGACTCTGGGGTGACGAGACTAGAGCAGAACCAAACCTCCCTGATCAGTGACACACCTGGCCCACCTCTCCCTCAGTGTCAATAGAAACTGGATGGAGGCATGATGGGAAGAACATCTTTCTACTCTTGTTTGCTGAATCGCTCGTTTTTGTTTACACAAAGCATAGAAAGACtcttcagcagtgtgtgtgtgtgtgtgtgtgtgccagtcgaAGACAGAACATTTAGCATTTGGACAAGTCTGACAGTTTGGCAGCGTTCAGACAAGCAGCCCAACTCTAaactttttttcactaattgatcttttgaataatcagatcagctctgaaacatATTTGATGTGATTGGTTAAAATACCAGAATCAGAATTGCGCTGCCTGTCTAAATTCAGCCAAATAGAGGGAGGTCTGGGTGAGGGTTCTTCTACCTATTCATGGGAAAGCGGCCATGGTTTATCACAGCAGACGTCTGCTGAACCATAGAAAAGCTAGATTCCCCTGGCCTAGAACGGAGGTTACAAACTAATGTTCCTGTAACTGGAGTTACGAACTGACCTTTTCTTTCTTCATTCTACTCTCGTCTAGCTGTTGGCTAATCATTGCTTGTTGCCACATATTTGCTTCGCAACCAGAAATGAGGTTTCATCATGACTGAGTTCAAACACTGCTTCTAAATATCTGCATGTTTCTTAGCAACGTAGATGAACTCACAGAGGTGGGATGCCATGGTTATTCTTTCAAACAAATATATTCAACAACTGACTTGAATTGGCTGTTCATATTTAAATTATGGCCCCTGGTCTAACTTATTGGCTGTTTGTCACTTGCTTAAAAAACAGGGGACATGTATAACATCAATGCCATTCCATGTACATAATATTTTCTGTTTGACATATtgaaatatatagatatatcaCAGGATTTAATTAGATGTGTTAAGCAGCAGTTTACATAAACACTTTGGCATAGGTTGACTTTTTTGTCTTCATTGAGTTTAGTCACACACATCTACATCAACTACCAGGGAAATAAGTGATATTGCTGACTAAAAAATGACTCGTCTGTCATTTGTCCTAAAAGGACACCGAGACATCTGTCCACATCATTTGAGGTGGGCGGTCATAGTGTGGCGGTTGTGTGTGGCTGGGTTAATACGTTATGGTGTCTGTTCAGTTGAGGTGGTGTAGGAGAGGAGCGTAATTCAATGTCTTTCATTAACAAATGCCTGCTTTTTCAAACTCTGTTCACTCACTATTACCTGATGTGCATACTCCTGCTGCAGTAACTTACAGTAGGTAACTGGCAGCTCCAAAGACCGATGCATTGACCCTCTTGGTAAATGGACTTCAAAGCTTAATGTGAAGTTGGTCACATCAGTTAGCCAGTTAAATGTGGCGCACTGTTGCACAGATTCCTGCTAAACCATGTCAAGTAGGTGTACTCGTACATTGATAATGCAATGCATGGAGATTATATAGTAGGAATTGATTTGATTACTCAGGTCTTTAATACACTTGTAAAATGTCTTGAATGGTATGAAATGGATTGTATCTATTCGCTCTTCTCTTTTTGTATTGTTCAGAGCAACTGGAGGGTTGAAGCTGTGGAGGCGGGATTTGAACACGGTGTCTGTTGTGCTGACATGGCATTCTTCACTATTCTTCTTCtattgttaaaaaaatatatacaaaatatggAAATAATATTGTCTTTAAACTAAATTAATGCCACATTTAGATCTTGAAGTACATCTTAAGATGTGATTCCTAAAATATTTCTTTATGGAAAATATGATCATCAGATCAAGAATGATTGTTTTAAAATGGGTGTGATAGGTTATCCAGTAAACCTATGGTCATATGTTTGATTGAAACGTCATTGTTGACAGAATATTTGCAGTGTTTTATTGGATGACAAACaacctgacctgagtgtgttgaAAGTCAAAAGATTATAGTGGGGGATATGACAGGGtgactttatattatatatatgctGGTTATTATATCAACTCGTTTTTTCCTAATAAATAAAACAACTTTTCCTCATTAATTGTTTTGTTTGATTTGTAATCATGTTTTATGGTTTAACTGTATAGTGAAGCATCAACGTGAACGTACAGTATGACCATCAGGATGATGCGTTGTCTTGTGCTCGTCATTAATTTGAACGCATCGGGGCGCTCTACACCGTAGACCAATAACAACCGTTATGTAGCGAGTTATCATAACACACGGTTGTTGGATTTATTATAAATATTTCATTACATGTATTTATTGACTATTAatacttatttattttttactgcaAAACGTGTCTGGTCTAGTCATTGGTTTAGACCTTGTGATCACTTCCGGTTCAAAGTTTGAAGAGGTCACGGTGTCCTTCCACACGTGTGTTTCCAGGCATAACTAGTACTCGTACTACAGTAGCTAACGTGAGTAGCTGGTAACAGGAACTTagcaaacaatttttttttatttactagTCAAATTGACCAACCTATAATCATGCTAAGGACGTTTTCCCGAGCGGTGAGTTCCGCAGTTCGAGTTTCTACTACCTCAATGTCCTCGACTCCTGCTCTTCATCCTCTTACGAGGTCGGTGTTATACTCTCCAAACTCAGGAACAACCCGGCCTTTCACCCGGTCTCTCTGGATGATGAGCAGTAATGGCGCAGCATCGGGATACCGACCAAAACTCTTCAGTTCAAAAGGACGGAGTCCTGTATCCTGTGAATGTGTGTCGCTACATACGGAAGGTAACTAGCTAGGTAGTTACTGTAGTATGAGTACTAGTTATGTTAGCTAGGTaaatgacccccccccctccacttgCTTGGTCTTGTTGAACTAGTTAGTTGTGTGTGTAAAACAATGAAGGAATAGCTGCGACCAGCTTGTAAAACATGGACATATTTTGTAACATATGTTCTCATGTAACTGTCTGTCTGGAGGGGCGACATTGGCAAGATATGTCACCAATGTGTGTCCCCTTAATGTATGGAACCGTAATGTCTATAGTATCTAGTCAAAAGTTAGCTCATGGGTTTATCAAGCAAGACCGCATGTTTTAGAGCTGATGATGAAACCAGCTACTGAGTGTGATGTTAGCTGGCGAGCCATCCTTAATGGTATCTGGACCTGTGTCGAGCAATGCGCATGTGACCTTGGAAATGGAACATGGGTGGGTGCAATAATCTATAGGACTAGGGTGTCGTTAATAATGACTtccctgtttaaaaaaaaaataaatattatctTATTAACTGCTCTGTTTCAGGAGACAAAGCCTTTGGAGATTTCCTGTCTGATGAAATGAAAGAAGAGAAGAAGGTCCAGAAAAGCAAGACTGTTCCCAAGATGTCTGGAGGATGGGAGCTAGAGCAGAACGGCACAGAAGCCAAACTCATCAGGAAGCTCTCTGGAGAAAAGTAAAGAGCATGGCGAGAAAATAACGCTACCTCAATATTACATATACATAAACATACCTCCCCCATCCTGAGTAAATATcacattttttacctttatttaactaggcaagtcagttacgagcaaattcttattttcaatgacggcctaggaacagtgggttaactgccctgcagaacgacagattttgaccttgtcagctcggggatttgatcttgcaaccatttcggttactagtccaacgctctaaccactaggctacctaccccccctacactctaaccactaggctacctacccctcctacactctaaccactagactacctaccacccctacactctaaccactaggctacctaccccccctacactctaaccactaggctacctaccacccctacactctaaccactagactacctaccccccctacactctaaccactaggctacctaccccccctacactctaaccactagactacctgcccccctacactctaaccactaggctacctaccacccctacactctaaccactaggctacctgccccccctacactctaaccactaggctacctacccccccctacactctaaccactaggctacctaccccccccacactctaaccactaggctacctaccccccctacactctaaccactaggctacctaccccccctacactctaaccactaggctacctacccccccctacactctaaccaccagactacctgcccccctacactctaaccactagactacccacccccccaacactctaaccactaggctacctacccccctacactctatccactaggctacctgccccccctacactctaaccactaggctacctacccccctacactctaaccactaggctacctgccccccccccaatgctctaaccactaggctacctgcccccccctacactctaacccctaggctacctaccacccctacactctaacca encodes the following:
- the dhx33 gene encoding ATP-dependent RNA helicase DHX33; this encodes MPHNPDHPPAKKFKPGSPFFRLDKKPGMLLPRKENASVPIDVQRKNLPIYQAKSQLINQLRQLHNAVLIGETGSGKTTQIPQYLYEAGIGRQGIVAVTQPRRVAAISLATRVAEEKRTQLGKLVGYTVRFEDVTSSETKLKFMTDGMLLREAIGDPLLLRYTVVVLDEAHERTVHTDVLFGVVKAAQRKRREQNKVPLKVIVMSATMDVDLFSQYFNKSPVLYLEGRQHPIQMYYTKQPQSDYLQAALVSVFQIHQEAPASHDILVFMTGQEEIEALARTCRDIAKHLPDSCAPMTVIPLYASLPPAQQLRVFQPAPKGCRKVILSTNIAETSITISGIKYVIDTGMVKAKRFNPESGLEVLAVQRVSKAQAWQRAGRAGREDSGSVYRLYTEDEFDNLIPMTVPEIQRCNLASVMLQLLALGIPDVMNFDFMSKPSPEAMRSAVEQLDLLGAVGRKGEQVTLTPLGKKMASFPLEPRYAKTILLSPDFQCSEEVLTIVSLLSVDTVLYNPPARREECLAARKKFTTSEGDHLTLLNIYRAFKKVNANKEWCRENFVNSRNMSMVGEVRAQLREICLKLSMKLESCGSDTGSVRRCLAHGLFMNAAELQPDGSYTALDTHQPVAIHPSSVLFQAKPAYVVFNELLHTSKCYMRDLCLVDADWLVEAAPEYFRRKLRPTKS